In Desulfofustis limnaeus, the genomic stretch AAATCGGTACGGGGCGGCCGTCGGGGTGTGCACGGTCATTCACTCACCCTGGCTGCGCTTGTCGTCGATGTAAGCGGCGATGATGCGGACCGTCGTCAGTTTCGGATAGTCGTCCTCATCAATGCGGATGCCGTATTCGTCACGAAGAACCAGGGCGATGGTGGCCAGATCCATGCTGTCGATACCAATTTCGTCGACCAAGTCGAGATCCACGTCGAAGGTCTCCGGGGTGACATCTTCGAGTTTCAATTCGTTGATGATGATCTCGGTAATGCGTTTGATTGTCTGTTGATTGCTCATGGTTACAACGCTGCCTGAGTGGTGATGAAAGTCAAGGCGCCCGAACTGACCGGTTGTTCGTCGCTGGTTATCTGAAAGAGAAAGGAGTTCCGAGCCGTATCGCTGACGACACGGATATGCAACACTTCCCCCGGACCGACCGGTCTTCTGAACTTAACCCGGTTCAGGCCGTTGACCAACATTTTTTCCTGACGCAGAATCGACACCAGGTCACTTGCCATAGCCACCTGGGCGATGCCGGGCAGAATCGGCTTTTCCGGGAAGTGGCCGGCAAACCACGGCGAATCGGCTGCCACCGTCACGGTGGCGGAGATCTCCTCAGCTCCGCGCCGTTGTGTCGAAAGCACTGAATACCTCCGGGGCATGTGTCTCCGAGTACCAGGAAAGCCGACCGGATCGGCGTTATACCGTTATCCGCAAAGAGCACTGCTCCTATCCGGCCGGAGCAGGGTCATAGCTGGTTGCAGCGGTGATTAATACTATACAAACGATGGCTTGGCAACCCGTCGTTGTTTCGCTACGGCAGAGTTTTGATCGGTCCCAGCGAGCCGGCCCTCTCGGCTGCCTAACGGATGAGGTATTCCCACAACGGGCCGCTGAAACGCCGCGCATGCATGGTTTTTATCGTCGCGGCCACGGTCTCGCCGCCGGATCCGATGATCCAGTTGGCCCGTCCGCCGGCCCGCTCGACGACCAGCGCTTCAACG encodes the following:
- a CDS encoding acyl carrier protein, yielding MSNQQTIKRITEIIINELKLEDVTPETFDVDLDLVDEIGIDSMDLATIALVLRDEYGIRIDEDDYPKLTTVRIIAAYIDDKRSQGE
- a CDS encoding 3-hydroxyacyl-ACP dehydratase FabZ family protein, giving the protein MLSTQRRGAEEISATVTVAADSPWFAGHFPEKPILPGIAQVAMASDLVSILRQEKMLVNGLNRVKFRRPVGPGEVLHIRVVSDTARNSFLFQITSDEQPVSSGALTFITTQAAL